From Pieris rapae chromosome 15, ilPieRapa1.1, whole genome shotgun sequence:
tattaatttgtttgcaAATTAAACGACTATCAACATTTACACATCACAAAAAAGTATACGAAGAAAgaatagaaagaaacacaatgATGGAAAAATAtgagtatattaatttatttataatggtaTGCATGGTAATGCATGTTCCTAGATATATCTCATAAGCATACCATTGAATTGTGCGATTACATGCATGAGATACCTACGTTAAATTATGCTTATTGACTTTAGAAAATGCACTCGCAGTGTTTTGATTTACTTCCTGCAAtaggtaaaaaaatctatccaCTGATATCAGATTACGGGTCGTTGATTTAATTGAAAGAAATgcatcatttaatataattttgtatatctgAACACAGGAATTCaccaattaatattaaaaataaaaattaatattaattaaaaatatgaaaactcATCTCGAGTATGAGCTAAATGCTTCTGTCACCAAATTGGGTAGAGTAGTGGTACTTTACAAATAGCACCTAGCTACCTAGTAGTTAttcttgttataattatttataagttaaatgTTTGCTCTTTTTgtgtatgttatgtttttaaagatacgatctaaaaaaaaaattaaacgtttgcggtttgattgattgatttatttgcAAGGCACGATAGAAGGATTACAAGCTACAATACTTACTCGGACTAGGCTAGTCTCGTGAACTCTCAACGTAAAGTACGTCTTTAATGTAGATCTGTATATTACTATTTACCAatctagatattttatatgcttTTTAACTCTATATCTATAGTTAATCTGTAAAAGTTAATAGTATTCTATGAAGTTTatgctataattttttattataataatatttatggtaCATATGTGTTTCATTGTaaacaaatgtattaatttaaagtatctgtaaatatattacatgaaatttaattacaaataaaatttgtaatataaaagtgATAGTTGAATCTTAGACCGTTACTTCTCTGAAGTTATATtggtattattatctttattattatataaagatgCAATTAAGTAACTAAAAAATTGACCATAATTATAACATACGTAAACAGGTACAATGGATATACCTGTACAAATAGCAGTGCGTCTTAAGCCTCCAGGTATTGCAGATTCTTTACAATGTATATTTAGCAATCCTGTAACACAAATTGTTATAACAGAGAGCGGGCAAACATTTCACGTAAATAGAGCACTACCAGTGGACTGTACACAAGTTcacttatttaattcttttatgaTACCACAAATAAATTGCTTTCTGGATGGTTGTGATACGTCAGTCGTTGTGTTTGGGCAATCAAAGTCAGGAAAAACATACACTTTATTTGGACCAGGTAAGATTTTCtagtatttatacatattcatAATTTGAACTTTGTAatagtatttctttttaattccaGGTTTTGAATGCATTCACAGTGAATGTGATCAAGGCATTGTACCACGATTTTTATCTGAAATCTTTCATAAGCTTAGCCAGATGCCAGAAAGAGAATTTATATTGCACATAACATGGATGCAagtcattaataataacatttttgatgTACTGGGCGGTGGATTAGTCCGGTGCTGTAATATTGAAGAAGCATTTCAATATCTTCAATTAGGCTGGCGTCAGAGGTGTCATGGTAACAATCATACAGTTTTCACTGTTAGTATGGAACAAAAGTGGGTGGGAACAAATGGTGTTCTTAATCAccgtatgtctactgctagtTTTTGTGAGCTAGCCGCATACCCTGAACCAGGACTGTTTGCTTTAGAGAATATTATTAAGGAACTAATTGCGGGTAATCCACCTAAACAAATTAACTATGATAGATGTATATTGACTGCCATGCTACGTGATTCTTTTGGTGGGAGAGCTTTTACATGGGTTATAGGCTGCATTAGTACTGAACCTGAAGAATACCaagatactttaaaaatactaaatttatgtttatgttgtCGAGGTATAAAGAATTTTGTAACTGTTAACTTATTTGCTGACAATAATACACCAGTGTATTCTGAAAAGACATTACCTTCAGATAATGCTTTCAACTTACAATTTGCAACAACACAATGGATTAAATTAGTATCCAATGCAGAAggtttattcaacaaaattttacaatcTAAATCATTATCAGATGCAGATATGAGCCAAGTCAGTGAATGGTTATTTCTGAAAGCAGAGTGTGATGAATGTCtgaataatgaaatatcaGTAGATAATAAAGAAGCCAACACAAAGCAAGGACTACCTAGAATAGCAGAAGATACTGAACCTAGTGAACCTAGTGAATCTGATGTTGAATCAGACTCCGAAGACAGTGATTCAGAAACTGTTTTTCAAGATAAAGTTGAGAAAATGATGGAATATTTTAGAGAAAAGAATGATCAATTGTTTTCTGACAGATGTGAAGactatttaaatcatattgaTTCAGATGATATCACTATATCTGAAACAAGTGGCTCACAGTCACTACCTATATTAACATCTCAATCAAATTCTGGTCGCAGAAGAACTATACAGCCTGGTGAAAGTTTATCAGGAGCTCAGCTAGAACTTCTGAGAAAAGTTGCAGCTAATGCTATCTCTCCAGAATCTCAAAAGATTATTATAGAATctcataaaaaagaaattgatcCAGAACCCAAGCTAATTGAAAgggaattattaaaaatgattgactcaccaaaaacaaatgaaatatgtaaaaaatacaaaatcacaAAAGAGAAGTATGGGCAGAAACAAATTTTAGCTAGAAAATTATCTAAAGAAATAAGCACAAGTCAGTCACAGCTAAaggaattaattaatctttgtATATCCAAGAAAAGGTTGATTGATGATCTGGGTAAAAGCATATCTAACACTCGAAGTAAAACCTATACAGAGAAGTCAGAATCAAATCTTATTGATGTTGATGCAATTAAGGAGATTAAAAGACATGAGACAAatcttaaaacatataaaaaacagattgatcaaataaaaagacaaataaagAAAGACGAAAAAAGAAAGAACACCTTAGATGTTGAGTTACTTAAGGATAAGTTGAAGTTAGATGAACTCTCAGAAACATCAGttgaaataaaagataaaaaagtaCATACCATAAAGCATTTTACAAATAGAATTTCTcaattagataatatattaaaagagaAAGCAAATGATTTGGCTAATATGGAACTATCAAGAGAAAAGGAACTCATgttaagaaaagaaattaaaaatttacggAAGACCAGGGAATGTTTACATGAACAGAGGTGTAGTTTAGGACACAAGCGAAAATTATACAAGTCTTTATCAGATTCAGAGGTATGTTTTATTCTCTTTTAAGTCCCGTAATCTTTAATATGTTGAAATATATGTGGTTGTCTGAAAAAGATCGCTCAAAAGTAATAAGGcagccagttgccctcctttttatttaatgatgtctattatatttattacatttctgtACATGCAaggaagtgttaataaatataataaaaagacacAATACTGGatctatttcattaattttgctTGACACttacttaacaaatatttcttgtGGGAACCTTACTGCCATGTGTGTAAAcatgcaaatgttaaattaaagataAGTAACACTTAGTACTGTCTCCTAGCCCTTACTGACTgttatactttataaaaaaaattattataatttataacatactCTGCTACTTATCTGACTGACCATAAAATCTTaccaaacaaatatatcagggtttatttttacaaatatttctaggaacgtaaaatatttgaatgtgaAGAAGCAATAGAGGCAATAGACACTGCTAtagaatacaaaaacaatttaatatgtgGCCGGTCCCCCTCAGCTTCACTATCAGACTCACAGGATAACAAAGACAGTAGGAATAGAGGTGAACAAATGTTGATGGCGAGACTGGATAAACTGTCCCACGATGAAATGAAGACATTgctttatagatattttcaaAAGGTAAGTTTTATCTCAATAGAAGGTATGATGTTCTTTGTGCAAGAAGTTTGCGATAACCGAATCGTCTCATAACCAATTCGTAGTGTAGCAGGCATACTCAATATAGTCTtcgtatttctatattttttttaattatcttaaaagtTCTGTAAAACCATGGGGTATACtttcattcattatttttttttcctgcaattattttctctttaacgtcgtaatattactattacagACAAATTAAGACAAGTGtgccatattttaaaaacgataTATAGCCAATTAaagtatatgtttaaaaaaatgatatacatatgGCAAAATCCctgtataaaaacatataacgTGCCGGCTAGATTTTCCGTTTTCGTGCTAATCGATGTGgtacatagtataaaaagagtaccgagtgttacgccggctttttctctcgaccaacaccctctgtattctttgccgatgagtagggatgccaacaggttcgagtttaatgacgtggaataagtgataccatgatgatcttatgttccaaaataaactttttaagtaggttttttttaacaaaaaaatactacttaaTCATAATGATATATCTAAAGTACTGAAGTATATTTTGATGTCAATATGCTATTAAAGGTGGTAGACCTTCGTGGTGCGTGCGCGGCGTTAGAAGCCAGTGCATCCGCAGCGGTAGAAGAGGCAGCCACATGGCGTGCACGTGCAACTGCTGCTTGGAGACACGCGCAGAGGTCCCGACCGACCACCAATAGGTATGTTTTTCTCACATTTGTCTaaagtgtttttattcaatGGTTAAGTTACGTAAGCAAATTAACTGCATTTTATTCCCCTTCTTGTCAGCAAATAGTACCCGACCATTTATAAGTCGCATCGTGCTTTAGAGATACTCGGCTAGCTTCGGCTTCGTATAGCGCCGTCTCTGTCACTGTTGTCAACCCTAATAAATACCGGACTGTTTTTGTTTCGTGTGATATAGGTGATGATGAGGACGCTCTAAAAAGCGAGTTTCTCTTTCTAAAGCACGATGCGAATTAAAAATGGTCTGGTACTGTAAGTTACGTTTTCAAGCAAAGAGAATGggttatatgtgtaaaaagggaataattactgttgacataaccaaacaagaaaataaaccTTGATGCACCCATTCCAAGCCTAAGGGTTGTTGGGTTCCTCACCCTTTGATAATTTACTACAAGCTGTACAAATTATATGTTTGTGTATTCATGAGTGTTTTATTGTCAGATGTCTAGTGGGCAACATGGATAGAGCACTTTCATTAGGACTGACTACAGATTCTGAAACATCGGACGACGCTATGCGTTTAATGGATAGAATGC
This genomic window contains:
- the LOC110994372 gene encoding kinesin-like protein costa; the encoded protein is MDIPVQIAVRLKPPGIADSLQCIFSNPVTQIVITESGQTFHVNRALPVDCTQVHLFNSFMIPQINCFLDGCDTSVVVFGQSKSGKTYTLFGPGFECIHSECDQGIVPRFLSEIFHKLSQMPEREFILHITWMQVINNNIFDVLGGGLVRCCNIEEAFQYLQLGWRQRCHGNNHTVFTVSMEQKWVGTNGVLNHRMSTASFCELAAYPEPGLFALENIIKELIAGNPPKQINYDRCILTAMLRDSFGGRAFTWVIGCISTEPEEYQDTLKILNLCLCCRGIKNFVTVNLFADNNTPVYSEKTLPSDNAFNLQFATTQWIKLVSNAEGLFNKILQSKSLSDADMSQVSEWLFLKAECDECLNNEISVDNKEANTKQGLPRIAEDTEPSEPSESDVESDSEDSDSETVFQDKVEKMMEYFREKNDQLFSDRCEDYLNHIDSDDITISETSGSQSLPILTSQSNSGRRRTIQPGESLSGAQLELLRKVAANAISPESQKIIIESHKKEIDPEPKLIERELLKMIDSPKTNEICKKYKITKEKYGQKQILARKLSKEISTSQSQLKELINLCISKKRLIDDLGKSISNTRSKTYTEKSESNLIDVDAIKEIKRHETNLKTYKKQIDQIKRQIKKDEKRKNTLDVELLKDKLKLDELSETSVEIKDKKVHTIKHFTNRISQLDNILKEKANDLANMELSREKELMLRKEIKNLRKTRECLHEQRCSLGHKRKLYKSLSDSEERKIFECEEAIEAIDTAIEYKNNLICGRSPSASLSDSQDNKDSRNRGEQMLMARLDKLSHDEMKTLLYRYFQKVVDLRGACAALEASASAAVEEAATWRARATAAWRHAQRSRPTTNRCLVGNMDRALSLGLTTDSETSDDAMRLMDRMRQFARCPPVPVIPSQNLRQLMPATHLPAAKVTKEKNKLVIVQQKKH